A segment of the Agarivorans albus genome:
TTCAGGGCAATTCGAAATAGCTAACGGCTGTAGTGGCTTACGCTACTTTATTACTTCTTTGTTTTTGTGTTTGTTATATATCTATTTCAATATTCGCAGTGTTAAAAATGCTTTAATCTTTTTTGCTATTTGCATGTTTGGCGCGTTAATCGTTAACTGGGTTCGGATCATCACAATCATTTTGATCGGCCATGAAACGCAGATGCAAAGTGAAATAATTTATGACCATAATAACCTTGGCTGGTATTTATATATCCCATACTTGTTATTAGCTTTTTACGTTGGTGGGAAGCTGTCCAGCGAGTTAGTAGCTCAAACTAAAGTAAAGCAAACAGAAGGCCCTTCGGTTCGCGGTTTAGCCTTTGTTATTTTGGCGCTATTGATTTTTTCACCCAGCCTAATTGATTGGCCAGTATGGGATGCCAATAAACTAAACACCGAAGATGCTAAAGCAACAACCAGTTACCACCCAGCCCTTCAAGTGGCCCAGTATCAGTCCGTTGAGCAACAAAGCCTTAGTGTTAATCAAGTAGAGCTCAATCATTGGGTGTTTTTGTTTAGTGGCTTAGGCTTAGACAACAAAGCCTCATTTTACTTAAATGAAGTAGTACCTGAGAATCTGCGAATTGATAGCTCAGAGACAGAACAAGCAATTAACTTCATTTACTTCCGCTCTGCAGCCAACCGACCAGGCGTGTTAGCTTATAGCTATGCAGGCGCTAAAGGCATGGTATCAAATCGTTCTGCTCTGCGAGCTCAACGTTTCAGCGAAATCCTCTCTGGGCAACGCCAAAGCGCAATTGTGGCCGCTTCTGCCTTGTGTCTCGACAACGACTGTCGTGAAGCCAAACAGGCGCTCTCGATGCAATTACTTAAATACCAAGACACCCAATTATTGTTTCAACAACCAGGTTAACGAGCCATTGCTGGCAAACCACCAGTTAAATTTTCTAAGTGGTTTTAGCGACCAGTTGGGGTTACTCATGGCTTTTTTCCCTTTCTTATCCATTGTGCCCTCACAGGTATTCAGCAATTCTTGAGCAAGCAGTTCTAGCAGGAATTCATCTTGTTGACGCTGTCGTTTTAGATACACCCCTTTGTAAACCATACCGGCTACATCGCAAGCATGTTGTCGCTCAGTCCATGAGTTTCTATCT
Coding sequences within it:
- the xrt gene encoding exosortase, which gives rise to MVATESSNKLNNSGLLQAAVVLGTTALIALLFWPVVLDIWRYSFDDGTYSHAFLIPIVALYVLYDCRQQLQFRQGASLWLVLLIASLAIELLLYLSQISLPVRALLPFVLLFSLLSIFKHHKSLYVYALVLLFATPIWGILSPPLQSLSTTVVEMVMAYTHVPSYFEGNVVSIPSGQFEIANGCSGLRYFITSLFLCLLYIYFNIRSVKNALIFFAICMFGALIVNWVRIITIILIGHETQMQSEIIYDHNNLGWYLYIPYLLLAFYVGGKLSSELVAQTKVKQTEGPSVRGLAFVILALLIFSPSLIDWPVWDANKLNTEDAKATTSYHPALQVAQYQSVEQQSLSVNQVELNHWVFLFSGLGLDNKASFYLNEVVPENLRIDSSETEQAINFIYFRSAANRPGVLAYSYAGAKGMVSNRSALRAQRFSEILSGQRQSAIVAASALCLDNDCREAKQALSMQLLKYQDTQLLFQQPG